A portion of the Musa acuminata AAA Group cultivar baxijiao chromosome BXJ1-1, Cavendish_Baxijiao_AAA, whole genome shotgun sequence genome contains these proteins:
- the LOC135679473 gene encoding pyridoxal 5'-phosphate synthase PDX1-like 4, protein MSDSGVVMVYGNGATLTELKKSSTFSVKVGLAQMLRGGVIMDVVTPEQARVVEEAGACAVMALERVPTDIRAQGGVIPWAVPPLARNSGSEWADPFGPIWGDNYKIWNE, encoded by the exons ATGTCGGACAGCGGCGTCGTGATGGTCTACGGCAATGGCGCAACCCTGACGGAGCTGAAGAAGTCGTCCACCTTCTCCGTGAAGGTGGGGTTGGCACAGATGCTGCGTGGCGGGGTCATCATGGACGTGGTCACGCCCGAGCAGGCCCGCGTTGTCGAGGAGGCGGGCGCCTGTGCCGTCATGGCGCTTGAGCGTGTCCCTACAGACATCCGCGCCCAAGGCGGTGTCatcccctgggcggtgccaccgctggccaggaattctgggtccgaatgggctgatccattcggcccaatttgg ggtgataactataagatatggaatgaGTGA